The proteins below are encoded in one region of Aquisphaera giovannonii:
- a CDS encoding UTP--glucose-1-phosphate uridylyltransferase: MQLSKAVITAAGRGPGQYPASDNVQRTMLPVVDRDGLTKPVLQVIAEEAIESGIEEICVVVAPGDEPIYRNQFRKYAANLRSGFRGMDWAREQADRLEQLDQRLRFAVQAEAQGYGHAVWCARDFLAGEPFLLLLSDHLYVSNEPRRCARQLIDLASAEECSVSAVQATREHLIHQYGTLTGRRLAQRSDVYSIDEIVEKPNPTLAELRLHVPGLRAGHYLCFFGMHVLTPRVLDVLDHLVRSDVRELGQIQLTTALNELARGERYLALETRGSRFNLGAKFGVIEAQIALAMAGADRERILALLAGSLALFEQNAQSS, translated from the coding sequence GTGCAGCTTTCCAAGGCGGTAATCACGGCCGCGGGCCGCGGGCCGGGGCAATATCCTGCCTCGGACAATGTCCAGAGGACGATGCTCCCGGTCGTCGATCGCGACGGGCTGACGAAGCCCGTGCTCCAGGTCATCGCCGAGGAGGCGATCGAGAGCGGCATCGAGGAAATCTGCGTCGTCGTCGCCCCCGGCGATGAGCCCATCTATCGCAACCAGTTCCGGAAATATGCCGCGAACCTCAGGTCCGGGTTCCGGGGCATGGACTGGGCCCGGGAGCAGGCCGATCGCCTGGAGCAGCTGGACCAGAGGTTGCGATTCGCGGTCCAGGCGGAAGCCCAGGGCTACGGACACGCCGTCTGGTGCGCCCGGGACTTCCTCGCCGGGGAGCCGTTCCTGCTCCTCCTCAGCGACCATCTCTACGTCTCCAACGAGCCCAGGCGTTGCGCCCGGCAGTTGATCGACCTCGCGTCCGCGGAGGAGTGCTCCGTGTCGGCCGTCCAGGCGACGCGTGAACATCTGATCCACCAGTACGGGACGCTCACCGGCCGCCGCCTCGCCCAGCGTTCGGACGTCTATTCCATCGACGAGATCGTCGAGAAGCCCAACCCGACGCTCGCCGAGCTTCGGCTGCACGTGCCGGGGCTCCGGGCGGGACATTATCTCTGCTTCTTCGGGATGCACGTCCTGACGCCCCGGGTCCTCGACGTCCTGGATCATCTGGTCCGGAGCGACGTCCGCGAGCTCGGCCAGATCCAGCTCACGACGGCCCTCAACGAGCTTGCCCGGGGTGAGCGATACCTCGCCCTGGAGACGCGAGGGTCGCGGTTCAACCTCGGGGCGAAATTCGGGGTCATCGAGGCCCAGATCGCCCTGGCCATGGCCGGCGCCGATCGGGAACGAATCCTGGCGCTGCTGGCCGGCTCGCTGGCGCTCTTCGAACAGAACGCCCAATCATCATGA
- a CDS encoding UTP--glucose-1-phosphate uridylyltransferase produces the protein MSQLGRLLIETITSSEPALRDRSVLSMARGASLGERLEACEALEAFRQRCTNLYERVRASLFLHALYRYEIQEDPGVRTAGLIPFDGFTDVMQRRYERAIAVFRRALNDGGPDGAICSALANAYDQVAFQTLADQVRKSVRSCAGNRWMFRVGGVDEHPLRIHPRLLERAGRDDAFPILVERTPVRLDLSHSGWSDIFFLGMDYPEGARVLNISVDLGVHGRDDAAKPPIETRLRVIDEPILRLTSIDLAACKDVETLDELFNFGNDYLALVKAGVIASGLIPPSLEGTDIPLASLLGAVIRPGLGLEVVSKVNDIPKGSRLAVSTNLLASLITALMRATGQTKQLTGGLQLDEARVAVARAILGEWLGGSGGGWQDSGGIFPGVKLIRGVPAVEGDPEWEVSRGRLLPEHRLIGHQGQGESAASGAGELSAGGFQDQLARSLILIHGGMAQNVGAILNMVTSKYLLRNEAEWEARQEALGIFSRVVAAVESADIRELGRSTTANWEGPLKRIIPWVSNAFTEAIIAMAREELGEDFWGFLMLGGMSGGGMAFFVAPHRHGQFQERVRDLMRSAKAQLDDALPFAMEPVVYDFRINPRGSWAEIEDGKAAMMPARYYALQIPRMIGAGREAHSPLRKADVDRFASQSREAAELLAVFRTTVNHLFPVTRAAGDDSAARWDEQAEEIRRENGFDSVQHERLRADLQRGRIGLARNRLPVDLEILDVEDSDLVPAHLPTSGEVWESGEAAIARGEVAVVTLAAGVGSRWTTGAGVVKAVNPFVTMAGRHRSFLEIHLAKTRALMRRYGAAIPHVVTTSYLTHSAIERHLGASRNYGHPGPVFLSRGQSIGQRLVPMTRDLTFLWEEATHETLDENKQKVREAGRRAILDWARSKGEGADYTDNVPLQRFNPPGHFYEVPNLLRNGLLGRLIGEYPRLKWLLVHNIDTLGAMPDPGILGMLLERPSTLGFEVIPRRMDDRGGGLARVAGRLRLLEGLAQPREETEFALRYYNTLTTWVSIDGLLETLQLSRDDLLSNPEKVAVAVRNLASRVPTYVTIKDVKRRWGHGQEDVFPVAQFEKLWGDLTSLPDLSCSFLSVRRARGQQLKDAAQLDSWANDGSAAFVESLCDFS, from the coding sequence ATGAGTCAACTCGGACGACTGCTGATCGAGACGATCACGAGCTCGGAGCCGGCACTCAGGGACCGGTCCGTCCTCTCGATGGCCCGAGGCGCCTCGCTCGGGGAGCGGCTCGAGGCGTGCGAAGCGTTGGAGGCCTTCCGCCAGCGCTGCACGAATCTTTACGAGCGCGTGCGTGCGTCGCTCTTCCTCCACGCCCTCTATCGCTACGAGATCCAGGAGGATCCGGGCGTACGCACCGCGGGATTGATCCCCTTCGACGGCTTCACCGACGTCATGCAGCGTCGCTACGAGCGGGCGATCGCGGTCTTCCGCCGGGCCCTGAACGACGGCGGGCCGGACGGTGCCATCTGCAGCGCGCTCGCGAACGCCTACGACCAGGTCGCCTTCCAGACGCTGGCGGACCAGGTGCGGAAGTCGGTCCGGAGCTGCGCGGGAAACCGCTGGATGTTCCGTGTCGGCGGGGTCGACGAGCACCCGCTCAGGATCCATCCCCGGCTGCTCGAGCGGGCCGGGCGGGACGATGCGTTCCCGATCCTGGTCGAGCGGACGCCGGTGCGGCTCGACCTCTCTCACAGCGGCTGGTCCGACATCTTCTTCCTGGGCATGGACTATCCGGAAGGGGCACGCGTCCTGAACATCTCCGTGGACCTGGGGGTCCACGGCCGGGACGACGCCGCGAAGCCCCCGATCGAGACGCGCCTCCGCGTGATCGACGAGCCGATCCTGAGGCTGACGAGCATCGACCTGGCGGCGTGCAAGGACGTCGAGACGCTCGACGAGCTGTTCAACTTCGGCAATGACTACCTCGCGCTGGTCAAGGCGGGGGTGATCGCCTCCGGGCTGATCCCCCCCTCGCTCGAAGGGACGGACATCCCACTCGCCTCACTCCTCGGTGCGGTCATCCGCCCGGGCCTAGGCCTGGAGGTCGTCAGCAAGGTCAACGACATCCCCAAGGGCTCACGCCTGGCCGTCTCGACGAACCTCCTGGCCTCGCTCATCACGGCGCTCATGCGTGCCACCGGCCAGACGAAGCAACTCACCGGCGGCCTCCAGCTCGACGAGGCCCGCGTGGCCGTGGCCCGGGCCATCCTGGGCGAGTGGCTGGGAGGATCCGGCGGCGGATGGCAGGACTCCGGGGGAATCTTCCCCGGGGTGAAGCTGATACGGGGCGTGCCCGCCGTCGAAGGCGACCCGGAATGGGAGGTGAGCCGCGGCCGCCTGCTGCCGGAACACCGCCTGATCGGCCATCAGGGCCAGGGCGAGAGCGCCGCGTCCGGGGCCGGCGAGCTGTCAGCCGGCGGATTCCAGGATCAGCTCGCGCGGAGCCTCATCCTGATCCACGGGGGGATGGCGCAGAATGTCGGGGCGATCCTGAACATGGTCACGAGCAAATATCTCCTCCGAAATGAGGCGGAGTGGGAGGCAAGGCAGGAGGCCCTCGGGATCTTCAGCCGAGTCGTCGCCGCCGTCGAGTCGGCGGACATCCGCGAGCTCGGGCGATCGACGACCGCAAACTGGGAGGGCCCGCTCAAGCGCATCATCCCGTGGGTCTCCAACGCGTTCACCGAGGCGATCATCGCGATGGCCAGGGAGGAGCTCGGAGAAGACTTCTGGGGCTTCCTGATGCTCGGCGGCATGTCGGGGGGTGGCATGGCGTTCTTCGTCGCGCCGCATCGCCACGGGCAGTTTCAGGAGCGTGTCCGCGACCTCATGCGGAGCGCAAAGGCGCAGCTGGACGACGCGCTCCCCTTCGCGATGGAGCCGGTGGTCTATGACTTCCGGATCAACCCCAGGGGTTCCTGGGCCGAGATCGAGGACGGCAAAGCCGCGATGATGCCGGCCCGGTATTACGCCCTCCAGATCCCGAGGATGATCGGCGCGGGGCGCGAGGCGCATTCGCCGCTCCGGAAGGCGGACGTGGACCGCTTCGCCAGCCAGTCTCGGGAGGCCGCCGAGCTCCTCGCGGTCTTCCGGACGACCGTCAATCATCTCTTCCCGGTGACGAGGGCCGCCGGAGACGATTCGGCGGCGAGGTGGGACGAGCAGGCCGAGGAGATTCGTCGGGAAAACGGGTTCGACTCCGTCCAGCACGAGCGGCTGCGGGCCGACCTGCAACGCGGCCGCATCGGGCTTGCACGCAATCGCCTGCCCGTGGACCTGGAGATCCTGGATGTCGAGGACTCCGATCTGGTCCCCGCCCACCTGCCGACCTCGGGTGAGGTATGGGAGTCGGGCGAGGCCGCGATCGCCCGCGGAGAGGTCGCCGTCGTGACCCTCGCCGCGGGTGTTGGCAGCCGGTGGACCACCGGTGCGGGGGTCGTCAAGGCCGTCAACCCGTTCGTCACGATGGCCGGCCGGCACCGCAGCTTCCTCGAGATCCATCTCGCCAAGACTCGCGCCCTGATGCGTCGCTACGGCGCGGCCATCCCGCACGTGGTGACGACCAGCTACCTGACCCACTCCGCGATCGAGAGGCACCTCGGCGCCAGCCGGAATTACGGCCATCCCGGCCCCGTGTTCCTCTCCCGAGGCCAGTCCATCGGCCAGCGGCTCGTGCCGATGACGCGCGACCTGACGTTCCTCTGGGAGGAGGCGACGCACGAAACGCTGGACGAGAACAAGCAGAAGGTCCGGGAGGCCGGCCGGCGGGCCATCCTGGACTGGGCTAGGTCCAAGGGCGAGGGGGCCGACTACACGGACAACGTCCCGCTGCAGAGGTTCAATCCGCCCGGGCACTTCTACGAGGTCCCGAACCTGCTCCGAAACGGGCTCCTGGGGCGCCTCATCGGGGAGTACCCTCGGCTGAAGTGGTTGCTGGTCCACAACATCGACACCCTCGGGGCGATGCCCGATCCGGGAATCCTGGGGATGCTCCTCGAGCGGCCGTCGACGCTCGGCTTCGAAGTCATTCCCCGCCGCATGGACGACCGAGGGGGGGGACTGGCCAGGGTCGCCGGCCGACTGAGGCTGCTCGAAGGCCTGGCACAGCCGCGCGAGGAGACGGAGTTCGCCCTCAGGTACTATAATACCTTGACGACATGGGTGAGCATCGACGGCCTCCTGGAGACGTTGCAGTTGTCGCGGGACGATCTGTTGTCCAACCCGGAGAAGGTCGCCGTGGCCGTCCGGAATCTCGCGAGCCGCGTGCCGACGTACGTCACGATCAAGGACGTCAAGAGGCGCTGGGGCCACGGGCAGGAGGACGTGTTCCCCGTCGCCCAGTTCGAGAAACTCTGGGGCGATCTGACGTCGCTGCCGGACCTCTCGTGCTCGTTCCTCTCGGTGCGGCGGGCGAGGGGACAGCAGCTCAAGGACGCCGCCCAGCTCGACAGTTGGGCCAACGACGGCAGCGCCGCCTTCGTCGAATCGCTCTGCGATTTCTCCTGA
- a CDS encoding SDR family oxidoreductase: protein MKNEGTALVTGGAGFIGSHLVGALLEAGYRVRVIDNLSTGHRSNLAGFEGRFEFMEGDLSDIDVCRRAADGADFVLHEGAIPSVPRSVSDPIGSHVSGPTATLNMLEAAREAGVRRFVFAASSSAYGDTPELPKHEEMVPNPLSPYAAGKLAGEHYVRVYARTMGLDGASLRYFNVFGPRQDPSSPYSGVISLFIRMMSGGQAPTIYGDGTQTRDFTYVDNVVAANLAALHHPEPLEGRVFNVGTGSRISLLDLVASLNRILGTDLGPILREPRPGDVRDSLASIDLISRVLGYRPTVSFEEGLRRTVEAALESRPG, encoded by the coding sequence ATGAAGAATGAGGGAACGGCGCTCGTCACCGGCGGGGCGGGATTCATCGGCTCCCATCTCGTCGGGGCCCTGCTCGAGGCCGGCTATCGCGTCCGCGTCATCGACAATCTCTCGACCGGCCATCGCTCGAACCTCGCCGGCTTCGAAGGCCGCTTCGAATTCATGGAGGGCGACCTCTCCGACATCGACGTCTGCCGGCGTGCCGCCGACGGGGCGGATTTCGTCCTCCATGAGGGCGCGATCCCCAGCGTACCCCGCTCGGTCAGCGATCCCATCGGCTCGCACGTGAGCGGGCCGACCGCGACCCTCAACATGCTCGAGGCCGCTCGCGAGGCGGGCGTGCGCCGCTTCGTCTTCGCGGCATCCAGCAGCGCCTACGGGGACACTCCCGAACTGCCCAAACACGAGGAGATGGTCCCCAATCCCCTCTCCCCCTATGCGGCCGGGAAGCTGGCCGGCGAGCACTACGTCCGCGTGTATGCCCGGACCATGGGGCTCGACGGCGCGAGCCTCCGTTACTTCAATGTCTTCGGGCCCAGGCAGGATCCGTCCAGCCCTTACAGCGGCGTCATCTCACTGTTCATCAGGATGATGTCCGGCGGACAGGCGCCGACAATCTACGGCGACGGGACGCAGACTCGCGATTTCACGTACGTCGACAATGTGGTCGCCGCGAACCTGGCCGCCCTGCATCATCCCGAGCCGCTCGAAGGCCGGGTCTTCAACGTCGGAACGGGCTCTCGGATCAGCCTCCTGGACCTGGTCGCGTCGCTGAACCGGATTCTCGGCACAGACCTCGGACCGATCCTCCGCGAGCCCAGACCGGGAGACGTCCGGGATTCGCTCGCCAGCATCGACCTCATCAGCCGCGTCCTCGGCTACAGGCCGACGGTGTCCTTCGAGGAAGGCCTCCGGAGGACCGTCGAGGCCGCCCTGGAGAGTCGCCCGGGCTGA
- a CDS encoding acyl-CoA dehydrogenase family protein: protein MSKSETGPPAWDIADPEAAVMSRLVSELAAADTGVDRAGVWSEPLWRLVRDAGATLWSIPTEQGGPACPRPLFLQRYAQLASASLTAAFVLSQHDAAVRRLSAAARHPAAKLWLDRIRSGDAFATVGISQLTTSRRLGAQALVATELVPGRYRLRGAMPWVTAAQRADVFVTGALMEDGRQLLVALPAERPGVAVRPPFALAALQASCTAEVSLDDVHVDDSDLLAEPGADQSSQPSAVGTAGLETSALALGQARAAIDALAGLAADKADLAEPSDELFRAWSDAWSSLLACARGEPDAPNSGHVRSRSNDLVLKATQAYLLARKGSGFVLSEPAQRWARQALFFLVWSCPTPLAQATIRDLAGLCPA from the coding sequence ATGAGCAAGTCTGAGACCGGACCGCCCGCGTGGGACATCGCCGATCCCGAGGCGGCCGTCATGAGCCGGCTGGTGTCAGAGCTCGCCGCCGCCGATACGGGCGTGGACCGGGCGGGCGTCTGGTCGGAACCGCTCTGGCGACTCGTCCGGGACGCGGGAGCGACCCTCTGGTCGATCCCGACAGAGCAGGGGGGGCCGGCATGCCCCCGGCCGCTGTTCCTCCAGCGTTACGCCCAACTCGCCTCGGCCAGCCTGACGGCGGCTTTCGTCCTCTCCCAGCACGATGCCGCCGTCCGGAGGCTCTCCGCAGCGGCCCGGCACCCCGCCGCGAAGCTATGGCTCGACCGGATCCGATCCGGGGACGCTTTCGCGACGGTCGGCATCTCGCAGCTCACGACCTCCCGCCGCCTGGGCGCCCAGGCGCTCGTCGCGACCGAGCTCGTCCCTGGCCGTTACCGACTCCGAGGCGCAATGCCCTGGGTGACGGCCGCACAGAGGGCCGATGTGTTCGTCACGGGGGCCTTGATGGAGGACGGGCGGCAACTCCTGGTGGCCCTTCCGGCCGAACGGCCCGGCGTCGCCGTCCGCCCTCCCTTCGCCCTGGCGGCCCTCCAGGCCTCGTGCACGGCGGAAGTGTCCCTGGACGACGTCCACGTGGACGATTCCGACCTCCTCGCCGAGCCCGGCGCCGACCAGTCCTCGCAGCCGAGCGCCGTGGGCACGGCCGGGCTGGAGACCTCAGCGCTCGCGCTCGGGCAGGCCCGGGCGGCGATCGACGCACTGGCCGGCCTGGCCGCCGACAAGGCGGACCTCGCGGAGCCGTCCGACGAGCTCTTCCGGGCCTGGTCCGACGCCTGGTCGTCCCTGCTGGCGTGCGCCCGCGGCGAGCCGGACGCTCCCAATTCGGGGCACGTCCGCTCGCGGTCGAATGACCTGGTCCTGAAGGCGACCCAGGCCTACCTGCTGGCCCGCAAGGGGAGTGGATTCGTCCTCTCGGAGCCCGCCCAGAGGTGGGCACGGCAGGCGCTGTTCTTCCTCGTCTGGTCATGCCCGACGCCGCTGGCTCAGGCTACGATCCGGGATCTGGCAGGGCTCTGCCCCGCTTGA
- a CDS encoding NUDIX domain-containing protein — MPAPYCYDYPRPMVAVDLAVFAWTGDGLRVLLVRRRNEPFAGSWALPGGYLGMDESPEEGARRELREETGLVLPGPVEPLGFFGDPGRDPRGRTISLVHAAVVGPGDHPIEGSDDAAEAAWKPADADLRLAFDHAKILRAAGRWLMDGLRDGGLAKALFAGEPPQDSLVAIRRAIGSLEANPSAS; from the coding sequence TTGCCCGCACCCTATTGTTACGACTACCCGCGGCCCATGGTCGCCGTGGACCTCGCGGTCTTCGCATGGACCGGAGACGGCCTCCGGGTGCTGCTCGTCCGGCGCCGCAACGAGCCGTTCGCAGGCTCCTGGGCCCTCCCCGGTGGATATCTCGGCATGGACGAATCGCCCGAGGAGGGCGCCCGTCGCGAGCTCCGGGAAGAGACCGGCCTCGTCCTCCCGGGCCCGGTCGAGCCGCTCGGCTTCTTCGGAGATCCCGGTCGGGATCCGCGCGGTCGGACGATCAGCCTGGTGCATGCGGCGGTCGTCGGGCCGGGGGATCATCCGATCGAGGGCAGCGACGACGCCGCCGAGGCCGCTTGGAAGCCGGCCGATGCAGACCTCCGACTGGCCTTCGACCACGCGAAGATCCTCAGGGCGGCCGGCCGCTGGCTGATGGACGGCCTTCGGGATGGGGGGCTCGCGAAAGCCCTGTTCGCCGGCGAGCCACCGCAGGATTCCCTCGTCGCCATCCGCCGCGCGATCGGATCCCTCGAGGCGAATCCATCCGCGTCATGA
- a CDS encoding acetolactate synthase, translating into MSFGEDDGGSEVEIETVRGRNWPTVTQFSVFLENRVGQLLEVVRAFQGSKVKIVGLTISDSADCSIVRLILSHPEQGREILSLNKHAFAENELVAVELSASPNAIQELCTALLQAEINIHYAYPLVGNPRGRPAVAMHIDNAEQASRTLHDMGFEILCEADLSS; encoded by the coding sequence ATGAGCTTCGGCGAGGATGACGGCGGCAGCGAAGTCGAAATCGAGACCGTGCGCGGTCGAAACTGGCCCACGGTCACCCAGTTTTCGGTCTTCCTGGAGAACCGCGTCGGCCAGTTGCTGGAGGTCGTCCGTGCGTTCCAGGGCAGCAAGGTCAAGATCGTCGGCCTGACGATCTCGGACTCCGCGGATTGCTCGATCGTCCGGCTCATCCTCAGCCATCCCGAGCAGGGGCGGGAGATCCTCTCGCTCAACAAGCACGCCTTCGCCGAGAACGAGCTGGTGGCCGTCGAGCTGTCGGCATCCCCGAATGCCATCCAGGAGCTGTGCACGGCGCTGCTGCAGGCGGAGATCAACATCCACTACGCCTACCCGCTGGTCGGCAATCCGAGGGGTCGGCCGGCCGTCGCCATGCACATCGACAACGCCGAGCAGGCCAGCAGGACCCTCCACGACATGGGCTTTGAGATCCTCTGCGAGGCGGATCTGTCATCCTGA
- a CDS encoding acylphosphatase, whose product MPLVRRRYFFSGHVQGVGFRATCRHLAGGYQVLGHVRNLSDGRVELLAEGSSAEIDRLIEAIKSEMGHYIRETTVHDEPCGEPALTSFAIRL is encoded by the coding sequence ATGCCCTTGGTACGCCGGCGGTACTTCTTCTCGGGCCACGTCCAGGGAGTCGGGTTCCGCGCGACCTGCCGCCACCTCGCCGGCGGTTATCAGGTCCTCGGGCATGTGCGGAATCTCTCCGACGGTCGGGTCGAGCTCCTGGCGGAGGGGAGCTCCGCGGAGATCGACCGCCTCATCGAGGCCATCAAGTCCGAGATGGGCCATTACATACGCGAGACCACCGTTCATGATGAGCCGTGTGGCGAGCCCGCACTGACGAGCTTCGCCATTCGCCTCTGA
- a CDS encoding ABC transporter permease, whose product MKSITIALATAKETIRQPSFFVMAVIAGALLIATIFVPYFTFGEDIKMYKDTGLTTISFACMLLALLTASSTVAEEIEGKTAITLLSKPINRRQFIVGKFLGIELGVLALYVLLGTLFAGGLWYKYQYDLRETAGGTAETAKRIAQVMQVLPGLVLGFFEVTILTSISVAISTRLPMLVNLVVCILIFFLGHLSPVLVEVAKETQINELMSFMARLFSLILPSLEFYNAGPSISTGAVIPWYGYVLPALGYCVLYSGAALLFAFLLFEDRDLA is encoded by the coding sequence ATGAAATCCATCACCATCGCCCTCGCGACCGCCAAGGAAACGATCCGTCAGCCCTCCTTCTTCGTCATGGCGGTGATCGCCGGGGCGCTGCTGATCGCGACGATCTTCGTGCCGTACTTCACGTTCGGCGAAGATATCAAGATGTACAAGGACACGGGGCTGACGACGATCTCCTTCGCGTGCATGCTGCTCGCCCTCCTGACCGCGAGCTCGACCGTGGCGGAGGAGATCGAGGGCAAGACGGCCATCACGCTGCTCTCCAAGCCGATCAATCGGAGGCAGTTCATCGTCGGGAAATTCCTCGGGATCGAGCTGGGCGTCCTGGCCCTCTACGTCCTGCTCGGGACCCTCTTCGCGGGGGGGCTCTGGTACAAGTACCAGTACGACCTGAGGGAGACGGCGGGGGGAACGGCGGAGACGGCCAAGCGGATCGCCCAGGTGATGCAGGTGCTGCCGGGCCTGGTGCTCGGCTTCTTCGAGGTGACCATCCTCACGAGCATCAGCGTGGCGATCTCGACGCGGCTTCCGATGCTGGTGAACCTGGTCGTGTGCATCCTCATCTTCTTCCTCGGCCACCTCAGCCCCGTCCTCGTGGAGGTCGCCAAGGAGACCCAGATCAACGAGCTGATGAGCTTCATGGCCAGGCTGTTCTCGCTGATCCTCCCGTCCCTGGAGTTCTACAACGCGGGGCCGTCCATCTCGACCGGGGCGGTCATCCCCTGGTACGGCTACGTCCTGCCGGCGCTAGGCTATTGCGTGTTGTACAGTGGAGCGGCTTTGTTGTTCGCCTTCCTTCTCTTTGAAGATCGCGACCTGGCCTGA
- a CDS encoding ABC transporter ATP-binding protein, producing the protein MNADAYRRARALVGPGRDGPVGRILGAVQSVLLLGLLVIACLFIALMASRGEARFPAAQEAELPSWVAHLGTGDGLFVRFRNTGIFPLVANNLLSRNPVHRLGARVLDRISGAIPPLRNNLGALATLLAVGLLFLLAITFLTQWRRRAMSRAATDLATTLRRQIHRQMYRLGDSSLPTEGIGPVVNIWTREVNDVREAYLADLNITPRTQILAAGLILIALFASPILTLFLGSLGLLVWITSRVLNRDARLAHDAALRDVSVQLCLLHEDLGLLRTVRIHGLESYDRQRFDEHLDRFRQADAERIATEPRMNPTTVLLYGSAVVIALGLLGYNILIRDHISIGTMLVLMASLAGLAVPISRWLKLRDLITQANRSASGIFEFLERSPELHQNVGAHFLAAVREQVSLRDLSLRSRTGKTLLSSVQVDFPAGMRTGILSLDEDSRLAMACLIPRLIDPQSGRILIDGHDLRDVTLESIRAQVGTVLQSDLVFTDSVLVNIGMGDPVNGLPRVIEAAKLAHAHHFILDLPHGYDTIIGPLGHYLKPDEQFRIALARTYLHDASVLIVEEPTVPVDEETQLLIDDTLARLAEGRTLILLPNRLSTIRSCDQLIVLHDGKVEDVGSPAQLEAESKIYRHLIYEKFNEFAGGEIASGHLGLNV; encoded by the coding sequence ATGAATGCGGATGCCTATCGTCGCGCGAGGGCACTCGTGGGTCCGGGGCGTGACGGGCCGGTCGGTCGCATCCTCGGCGCGGTCCAGTCGGTGCTGCTGCTGGGCCTGCTGGTCATTGCCTGCCTGTTCATCGCCCTGATGGCGAGCCGGGGCGAGGCCCGATTCCCGGCGGCCCAGGAGGCGGAGCTTCCGTCCTGGGTCGCCCATCTGGGCACCGGCGATGGCCTGTTCGTCCGGTTTCGCAACACGGGGATCTTCCCCCTCGTCGCGAACAATCTCCTGAGCCGCAACCCGGTGCACCGGCTGGGCGCCCGGGTCCTGGACCGGATCTCCGGGGCCATCCCGCCGCTCCGGAATAATCTCGGCGCCCTGGCCACCCTGCTGGCGGTCGGCCTGCTCTTCCTGCTGGCGATCACGTTCCTGACCCAGTGGAGGCGCCGGGCCATGTCGCGAGCGGCGACCGACCTGGCCACGACCTTGCGACGGCAGATCCACCGCCAGATGTACCGGCTTGGCGACTCCTCGCTGCCGACCGAAGGCATCGGCCCGGTCGTGAACATCTGGACCCGCGAGGTGAACGACGTCCGGGAGGCGTATCTTGCGGACCTCAACATCACGCCGCGGACGCAGATCCTGGCCGCCGGCCTGATCCTCATCGCCCTGTTCGCCTCGCCGATTCTGACGCTCTTCCTCGGCTCCCTGGGGCTGCTCGTGTGGATCACCTCGCGGGTGCTGAACCGCGACGCGCGGCTCGCCCACGACGCGGCCCTCCGGGACGTCTCGGTCCAGCTCTGCTTGCTCCACGAAGACCTCGGTCTGCTCCGCACGGTCCGGATCCACGGGCTGGAGAGCTATGACCGCCAGCGGTTCGACGAGCACCTCGACCGCTTCCGCCAGGCGGACGCGGAGCGGATCGCCACCGAGCCCAGGATGAATCCCACGACCGTGCTCCTCTACGGGTCGGCCGTGGTCATCGCGCTCGGGCTGCTCGGATACAACATTCTGATCCGCGATCACATTTCGATCGGGACCATGCTGGTCCTGATGGCCTCGCTGGCCGGGCTGGCCGTGCCCATCTCGCGGTGGCTGAAACTCCGCGACCTCATCACGCAGGCCAATCGATCGGCGTCAGGCATCTTCGAGTTCCTGGAGCGGTCGCCCGAGCTGCACCAGAACGTCGGTGCCCACTTCCTCGCGGCGGTGAGGGAGCAGGTGAGCCTGCGGGACCTGTCGCTCCGGAGCCGCACCGGCAAGACCCTCCTCTCGTCGGTCCAGGTCGACTTCCCGGCCGGGATGAGGACCGGGATCCTCAGCCTCGACGAGGATTCGCGGCTCGCGATGGCCTGCCTGATCCCCCGCCTCATCGATCCCCAATCGGGCCGCATCCTGATCGACGGGCATGACCTCCGGGACGTGACCCTGGAATCGATCCGGGCGCAGGTCGGCACGGTGCTGCAGTCGGACCTGGTGTTCACCGACTCCGTCCTCGTCAACATCGGCATGGGCGACCCGGTGAACGGCCTGCCGCGCGTGATCGAGGCGGCGAAGCTGGCACACGCCCATCATTTCATTCTCGACCTGCCCCACGGGTACGACACGATCATCGGGCCGCTCGGCCACTATCTGAAGCCGGATGAGCAGTTCCGGATCGCGCTGGCGCGGACCTACCTGCACGACGCCTCGGTCCTCATCGTCGAGGAGCCGACGGTGCCCGTGGATGAGGAGACGCAGCTCCTGATCGACGACACGCTCGCGAGGCTGGCCGAGGGCCGGACGCTCATCCTCCTGCCCAACCGGCTGTCCACCATCCGGTCGTGCGACCAGCTCATCGTGCTCCACGACGGGAAGGTCGAGGATGTCGGGTCGCCGGCCCAGCTCGAGGCCGAGAGCAAGATCTACCGCCACCTCATCTACGAGAAGTTCAACGAATTCGCCGGCGGGGAGATCGCTTCCGGCCACCTCGGCCTGAACGTCTGA